In Oenanthe melanoleuca isolate GR-GAL-2019-014 chromosome 19, OMel1.0, whole genome shotgun sequence, a genomic segment contains:
- the LOC130261019 gene encoding Na(+)/citrate cotransporter-like isoform X2 — protein MAVYWCTEVIPLAVTSLMPVVFFPLLGVRSAKAVCLQYLNNTNMLFFGGLIVAISVEHWCLHKRIALKVLLCLGVQPALLMLGFMIVTAFLSMWISNTATTAMMVPIVQAVLEQLDSTEYDMTVLEQEAEQANATIELEEKSTSVSTAANVGSNEQVPDDPRSAEERKKWKHICKGMTLCVCYAASIGGTATLTGTGPNVVLKGQMNQIYPDNNDIVNFASWFGFAFPNMILMLVLAWFWLQCSFMGLNLKKSWGCRTEKGPKEKAAFNVLKEEMKKLGPVSYAELNVLLLFVLLVFLWFTRNPGFVKGWASRLFPGGEKFITDAVPAMFVSLLLFILPAEKPKFTGWNPEKSDSEQTEEDIKPFLSAPLLEWNVVQRKMPWSIVLLLGGGFALADASANSGLSAWLGSQMTPLGSIPPWAIASVVSLIIAVFTECTSNVATATLFLPVFASLATSLRIHPLYVMLPATLSASFAFMLPVATPPNAIVFSYGRIRVLDMVKCGIVMNIIGVLSVTLAINTWGRPMFQLDTFPTWANITSE, from the exons ATGGCTGTGTACTGGTGCACTGAAGTGATCCCCCTGGCTGTCACCTCCCTCATGCCAGTAgtgtttttccctctgcttgGAGTTCGGAGCGCTAAAGCA GTGTGCTTGCAGTACCTAAATAACACAAACATGCTCTTCTTTGGAGGGCTGATTGTTGCAATTTCTGTTGAGCATTGGTGTCTTCACAAAAGGATTGCGCTGAAGGTCCTTCTGTGTCTTGGGGTGCAGCCTGCACT cctCATGCTGGGATTTATGATAGTCACTGCCTTCCTGTCTATGTGGATAAGCAACACAGCCACCACTGCCATGATGGTTCCCATTGTCCAGGCTGttctggagcagctggacaGCACAGAGTATGACATGACTGTGTTGGAGCAAGAAGCTGAGCAAGCAAATGCAACGATTGAGCTGGAGGAAAAGAGCACATCAGTGTCCACTGCAGCCAATG TTGGTAGCAATGAACAAGTCCCTGATGACCCCAGATctgctgaggaaaggaaaaagtggAAGCATATATGCAAGGGAATGACACTTTGTGTATGCTATGCTGCCAGCATTGGAGGAACTGCAACACTTACTGGAACAGGACCAAATGTGGTACTAAAAGGCCAGATGAATCA GATATACCCCGACAATAATGATATTGTGAATTTTGCTTCCTGGTTTGGATTTGCATTCCCAAACATGATCCTGATGTTGGTGCTAGCTTGGTTTTGGTTGCAGTGCTCCTTCATGGGACTCAA cttaaaaaaaagctggggctgcaggacagagaaAGGTCCCAAAGAAAAAGCTGCGTTCAATGTGCTgaaggaagaaatgaagaagTTAGGCCCTGTCTCTTATGCTGAATTAAATGTCCTCCTCTTGTTCGTATTGCTGGTGTTCTTGTGGTTTACCAGAAACCCAGGCTTTGTAAAAGGCTGGGCCTCCAGGCTTTTCCCAGGAGGAGAAAA GTTTATCACTGATGCTGTTCCTGCTATGTTTGTTTCCCTGTTACTGTTTATCCTTCCTGCTGAAAAGCCCAAATTCACTGGCTGGAATCCAGAGAAGTCTGACTCTGAACAGACTGAAGAAG ATATAAAGCCATTTTTATCAGCCCCGCTGCTAGAATGGAATGTGGTTCAGAGGAAGATGCCCTGGAgcattgtgctgctgctgggaggaggtTTTGCTTTGGCTGATGCAAGCGCA aacTCTGGGCTTTCGGCTTGGCTGGGTAGTCAGATGACTCCATTAGGATCTATCCCACCATGGGCCATTGCATCAGTGGTCTCCCTTATTATAGCTGTCTTCACTGAATGCACCAGTAACGTGGCCACAGCCACGCTCTTCCTGCCTGTCTTTGCCTCCCTG GCTACATCTCTCAGGATTCACCCTTTGTACGTTATGCTGCCTGCTACCCTCAGTGCTTCATTTGCCTTCATGCTGCCTGTTGCAACTCCCCCAAATGCAATAGTGTTCTCTTACGGCCGCATCCGTGTTCTGGATATG gtTAAATGTGGAATAGTGATGAACATCATTGGAGtcctcagtgtcacactggccaTCAACACATGGGGAAGACCTATGTTTCAGCTGGACACATTCCCAACCTGGGCAAACATCACATCAGAATAG
- the LOC130261019 gene encoding Na(+)/citrate cotransporter-like isoform X1, which produces MAPTRLRPLLRYRSFAVLFFTPLLLLPLPLAVPTREAKCGYLIIVMAVYWCTEVIPLAVTSLMPVVFFPLLGVRSAKAVCLQYLNNTNMLFFGGLIVAISVEHWCLHKRIALKVLLCLGVQPALLMLGFMIVTAFLSMWISNTATTAMMVPIVQAVLEQLDSTEYDMTVLEQEAEQANATIELEEKSTSVSTAANVGSNEQVPDDPRSAEERKKWKHICKGMTLCVCYAASIGGTATLTGTGPNVVLKGQMNQIYPDNNDIVNFASWFGFAFPNMILMLVLAWFWLQCSFMGLNLKKSWGCRTEKGPKEKAAFNVLKEEMKKLGPVSYAELNVLLLFVLLVFLWFTRNPGFVKGWASRLFPGGEKFITDAVPAMFVSLLLFILPAEKPKFTGWNPEKSDSEQTEEDIKPFLSAPLLEWNVVQRKMPWSIVLLLGGGFALADASANSGLSAWLGSQMTPLGSIPPWAIASVVSLIIAVFTECTSNVATATLFLPVFASLATSLRIHPLYVMLPATLSASFAFMLPVATPPNAIVFSYGRIRVLDMVKCGIVMNIIGVLSVTLAINTWGRPMFQLDTFPTWANITSE; this is translated from the exons ATGGCCCCGACGCGCCTGCGGCCCCTGCTGAGGTACCGCTCCTTCGCCGTCCTCTTCTTCacgccgctgctgctgctgccgctgccgctcGCTGTGCCCACGCGG GAGGCAAAATGTGGGTATCTTATCATCGTCATGGCTGTGTACTGGTGCACTGAAGTGATCCCCCTGGCTGTCACCTCCCTCATGCCAGTAgtgtttttccctctgcttgGAGTTCGGAGCGCTAAAGCA GTGTGCTTGCAGTACCTAAATAACACAAACATGCTCTTCTTTGGAGGGCTGATTGTTGCAATTTCTGTTGAGCATTGGTGTCTTCACAAAAGGATTGCGCTGAAGGTCCTTCTGTGTCTTGGGGTGCAGCCTGCACT cctCATGCTGGGATTTATGATAGTCACTGCCTTCCTGTCTATGTGGATAAGCAACACAGCCACCACTGCCATGATGGTTCCCATTGTCCAGGCTGttctggagcagctggacaGCACAGAGTATGACATGACTGTGTTGGAGCAAGAAGCTGAGCAAGCAAATGCAACGATTGAGCTGGAGGAAAAGAGCACATCAGTGTCCACTGCAGCCAATG TTGGTAGCAATGAACAAGTCCCTGATGACCCCAGATctgctgaggaaaggaaaaagtggAAGCATATATGCAAGGGAATGACACTTTGTGTATGCTATGCTGCCAGCATTGGAGGAACTGCAACACTTACTGGAACAGGACCAAATGTGGTACTAAAAGGCCAGATGAATCA GATATACCCCGACAATAATGATATTGTGAATTTTGCTTCCTGGTTTGGATTTGCATTCCCAAACATGATCCTGATGTTGGTGCTAGCTTGGTTTTGGTTGCAGTGCTCCTTCATGGGACTCAA cttaaaaaaaagctggggctgcaggacagagaaAGGTCCCAAAGAAAAAGCTGCGTTCAATGTGCTgaaggaagaaatgaagaagTTAGGCCCTGTCTCTTATGCTGAATTAAATGTCCTCCTCTTGTTCGTATTGCTGGTGTTCTTGTGGTTTACCAGAAACCCAGGCTTTGTAAAAGGCTGGGCCTCCAGGCTTTTCCCAGGAGGAGAAAA GTTTATCACTGATGCTGTTCCTGCTATGTTTGTTTCCCTGTTACTGTTTATCCTTCCTGCTGAAAAGCCCAAATTCACTGGCTGGAATCCAGAGAAGTCTGACTCTGAACAGACTGAAGAAG ATATAAAGCCATTTTTATCAGCCCCGCTGCTAGAATGGAATGTGGTTCAGAGGAAGATGCCCTGGAgcattgtgctgctgctgggaggaggtTTTGCTTTGGCTGATGCAAGCGCA aacTCTGGGCTTTCGGCTTGGCTGGGTAGTCAGATGACTCCATTAGGATCTATCCCACCATGGGCCATTGCATCAGTGGTCTCCCTTATTATAGCTGTCTTCACTGAATGCACCAGTAACGTGGCCACAGCCACGCTCTTCCTGCCTGTCTTTGCCTCCCTG GCTACATCTCTCAGGATTCACCCTTTGTACGTTATGCTGCCTGCTACCCTCAGTGCTTCATTTGCCTTCATGCTGCCTGTTGCAACTCCCCCAAATGCAATAGTGTTCTCTTACGGCCGCATCCGTGTTCTGGATATG gtTAAATGTGGAATAGTGATGAACATCATTGGAGtcctcagtgtcacactggccaTCAACACATGGGGAAGACCTATGTTTCAGCTGGACACATTCCCAACCTGGGCAAACATCACATCAGAATAG